A genomic region of Micropterus dolomieu isolate WLL.071019.BEF.003 ecotype Adirondacks linkage group LG11, ASM2129224v1, whole genome shotgun sequence contains the following coding sequences:
- the fbxo30a gene encoding F-box only protein 30a — MENLHSHCLKCINRRCMVRPETGVCCDLIGCPLVCGAVFHSCKLEEHRLLCPYERQPCLNSGFGCPFNIPRIKMAHHLETCPASIVCCTMEWNRWPVSYSDRKSYENLSKDVDEVEQLDMALALQDQRMLLESLKVTTTVSKNGDKEAGESDKMATAPSLPETVLGNGTVEMEEEPYNGLYRASMETSRSLAAALDILSNSTDIGVIVGNLNGEKTDKNGALHNGENGDSHNVFVAEGGKNVEMQESDSDTECELGAVGGVDCAVGTDGEDGIGWAKENDFVELFFEEKEENIEEPINDSNLVWPEMPQNYVPVLALEPPVPQQAPLSPPMPFLLSDHVRNNFLQHLPTELRYRCLERKLQNVEVLRGISMFTFNGRRALLSDPYLFRAKMEDKAVDTSDLEVADDPMGLHGIDLITAALLFCLGDSPGGRGISDSRFVDGYHIDFGTQTFSFPSAILATNTMVGDIASASACDHASPQLSNPSPFHTLRLDLVLECVARYQTKQRSMFTFVCGQLFRRDEFSSHFKNVHGDIHAGLNGWMEQRCPLAYYGCTYSQRRFCPSVQGFRIIHDRHLGSFGVQPGLPLNTGDNLPRNICHFGSQCDQFSSLPFEVLQHVASFLDSFSLCQLSRVSRTMRDVCASLLQMRGMVVLLWEKTRRADGSPSWQITDKVWRFSTAFGTVNEWKFANIASMADHLKKCKFNKISRREEAIPLPCMCFTRELTKEGRCLRSVLKPVA, encoded by the exons ATGGAGAACCTGCACTCCCACTGCCTTAAATGCATTAACAGAAGATGCATGGTCAGACCAGAGACTGGTGTTTGCTGCGACCTCATCGGCTGTCCTCTTGTCTGTGGGGCAGTTTTTCACTCATGCAAACTAGAGGAACACCGTCTACTGTGTCCATATGAACGGCAGCCGTGCCTTAACAGCGGATTTGGCTGCCCGTTCAATATTCCAAGGATCAAGATGGCACATCACCTTGAGACGTGCCCAGCAAGTATAGTATGTTGTACGATGGAGTGGAATCGCTGGCCTGTGAGCTACTCTGATCGCAAGTCCTATGAAAACTTGAGTAAAGATGTTGATGAGGTGGAGCAGCTAGACATGGCCTTGGCCCTTCAGGATCAAAGGATGTTGTTAGAGTCCCTGAAGGTCACGACAACTGTGTCAAAGAATGGAGATAAGGAAGCAGGTGAAAGTGACAAAATGGCCACAGCACCAAGTCTGCCAGAGACAGTGTTAGGTAATGGAACTGTGGAAATGGAAGAGGAACCCTATAATGGGTTGTATAGAGCCTCAATGGAGACGAGCCGAAGTTTAGCAGCAGCCTTGGACATCCTCTCTAATTCCACAGATATTGGTGTAATTGTTGGAAATTTAAATGGGGAAAAAACGGACAAGAATGGAGCACTCCACAATGGAGAAAATGGTGATAGTCATAATGTTTTTGTCGCTGAGGGTGGGAAGAATGTAGAGATGCAAGAGAGTGACTCTGATACTGAGTGTGAGCTTGGAGCAGTAGGTGGAGTCGATTGTGCAGTGGGGACAGATGGAGAAGATGGGATTGGCTGggcaaaagaaaatgattttgtAGAGTTGTTTtttgaagagaaggaagagaatATCGAGGAGCCAATAAATGATTCCAACCTTGTCTGGCCAGAGATGCCTCAGAATTACGTGCCTGTTTTAGCACTGGAACCTCCTGTGCCTCAACAAGCACCCCTTTCACCTCCGATGCCATTCCTGCTGTCTGATCACGTGAGAAATAACTTCTTACAACACTTACCTACTGAACTCAGGTATAGGTGTTTGGAGCGTAAACTACAAAATGTAGAAGTGCTTAGAGGAATaagtatgtttacatttaatgGACGCCGGGCTCTGCTGTCAGACCCATACTTGTTTCGGGCAAAGATGGAGGACAAGGCAGTAGACACATCTGACCTGGAAGTAGCAGATGACCCCATGGGACTCCACGGCATTGATCTCATCACGGCAGCTTTGCTCTTTTGCCTCGGCGACTCTCCAGGAGGCAGAGGAATCTCAGACAGCAGGTTTGTCGATGGCTACCACATTGACTTTGGTACTCAAACATTCTCCTTCCCTTCAGCCATTCTTGCAACCAATACCATGGTGGGTGATATCGCTTCAGCCTCAGCCTGCGATCACGCCAGCCCACAGCTTTCCAATCCAAGCCCCTTCCACACACTCAGGCTGGACCTGGTGCTTGAATGTGTTGCCCGATACCAAACGAAGCAGCGTTCCATGTTCACATTTGTGTGTGGGCAACTGTTCCGGCGGGACGAGTTCTCCTCTCATTTCAAAAACGTTCACGGGGATATTCACGCTGGACTTAACGGTTGGATGGAGCAACGGTGCCCCTTAGCCTACTATGGCTGCACCTACTCCCAAAGACGATTCTGTCCATCTGTACAGGGCTTCAGAATCATCCATGACAGGCACCTTGGCTCATTTGGGGTTCAGCCTGGTTTGCCCTTAAATACTGGGGACAACCTTCCAAGAAACATCTGCCACTTTGGCTCTCAGTGCGATCAGTTCAGCAGTCTTCCATTTGAGGTGCTGCAACATGTAGCAAGCTTCCTGGACAGCTTTAGCTTGTGCCAACTGTCCAGAGTGTCCCGGACCATGAGGGATGTGTGTGCAAGTCTGCTCCAGATGCGTGGCATGGTCGTCCTGCTGTGGGAGAAGACACGGCGTGCTGATGGGTCTCCTTCATGGCAGATCACAGACAAG GTATGGCGATTCAGCACAGCTTTTGGTACAGTGAACGAGTGGAAGTTTGCCAACATCGCCAGCATGGCAGACCACCTCAAGAAGTGCAAGTTCAATAAGATTTCTCGTCGGGAAGAGGCGATCCCTCTGCCATGCATGTGTTTCACCAGAGAGCTCACGAAAGAGGGAAGGTGCTTACGTTCAGTTCTCAAACCAGTAGCATaa